The sequence AAAGGTCGCATGTCAAGAATTCAATCAGACCTTCTCTATACCAGATACCAAATCAGGAaacaatcaagattcatttgcctTGACAAATATAGTATAAGTTGAAACATTCAATTACAAATATGGATATAAGTGCAAAAATGTGGACAAAAATTATAGAACATACTAAAAgaaatttgaaattgtgaaaaataatataagatgtaGCATGTATTTCACGCTATGTGCACAAAATATGGATCCTAAAAACAGcaaaagaatatgaaaagatTTGTCTCACATCATCAACGAGCAAACCCTTGACGAAATGACGGCGAAGATGTTGATAATCAAAATTATCCATAAAAAGACTGAGGACTTCAGGAGAGCAGATATCTATGTAGCAATCCTGAAAAAGAAGACATTTAATCACTTAAAAATGTGTTGCGACTAAAAAATTTCAACAATTTTTAGCACATTATCTAGGCATGCCTATTATGTGTCAAGGAAAATTCTCTTAGATGCCTCAGACAAGGCTCATGATGCTCACTGAGGTGTGCCTTAGGTGACCGTCTCTTTAGTATTGGAAACCATTTTATTAGTCCTGTCGTCTTTATGAACCATGAGATTCATATCAAGTTATCAAGCAACTAAATTTGTTGATACCCTATAACAATTTTGCtgattaaaaaaggaaaaatatcaaACAATAAAGTTCAGCGAAAAGGAACAGAATACTGAACAATTGAGTTCTAACATAAAAGTTTATCATGCTTTTTTTTTCCCTCTACTCCTTTCTATGTTTGTTTATTTCCCTTCCTCGATTACTTTTCTTCACTTTCTCCATTGCTCtccatcttctcttcttctttaccACCTTTATGTCATCGTTTTTAAAGATGGGCATGATTCTCTATCCGTTAGCCTAGTGAGCtgaatttttttccttttagcaTGTTAATGAATAGTAATAATATTTCAATTGTACATTAATATCATCTTCAAAATATTCTTCATTAGTCATGATGTGTTCCTTACTACCCGCCACCAATGGTACAATCTCCACCTATCACCAATATTCAAAACCTTGAAAGAAATGCAACAATGTTACAACTATCTGCCTCTCTGCAGAATGTGGCTGCTAAAGGAAATGCACTACAGATTTATCATTAAAAAAGATACATTGGCATTCAGTATCAAGTCTTCCAAAGCCTGGTTCGTCTTACAGGGTGTACTAATCAGTTGTTGGTGCGATATGTACCGAACCATAACGATGTACCAACACACGGTACGGTGGACTGCACCGACAAAccgatatgtaccacccataccaggCCCtagtcggaccagtacgtaccacccgtactgaGTAGTACGTTGTGGCACGATAAACCTTGTTCCAAAGTACGATGCAAAGTCTTTTTCGTATATTTTGGTTCAGAAGACCATAAAGTCCATGCAGTCTTCCATCAAGATTACCTATATGACAACCAATAAAGTCAAAAAAAGACGTGCAAAAAGTAAAGAAGCAAGTTGTAACTTAAAGTACCTGCTTATCATTATGCATATAGAAAGCAGGACTAtctgctagcaaaattttatcaaGAGAAATAATCCGCTGGGAAGGGTCTGCCTTGTCCTCATAGAAAAGAAGCTCTTTTGTCTCAGGATCAAAAGCCATTATAACCTCATCAGTGCCAAGTCGAGTTTGATGTGTTACATTTGAAGGCTTAGAGTGTTTGATAACCATGGTCATAATAGCAAGTggatcttttttccttctttccttgTGCTCATGGAGGGCTTGAGCTAAACTCATGTTGCTAACAGTATCCCCACTAATGAGAACAAAATCTCCACGTATCTTCAGGGAAAACAAAAGGCAACCAGTAAGATAAATGGAAACCTCAAATTAACATTACGCTAGGACATATGACTTTAAGAACAAATAGTAACGAAAGAAAAAGTAATTACCAATATAAATTATGGTGGATAATATAATTAACATCTTTTAAGAAATAGCATAGACAATAGAAGTACGTAAAACGAAGAAAAAAATAGATTGTCACATTCCAAACAAAATTATCAGCAGCAGCTTTCATAAATGCTTTTATGATTTTGACATCCTAAGTAGTGTGCCAACTACTACTGACATTTTGTCCAATGATATCCATGCAACATCTGTGTTCATCGCAAGTCTCCTTCATGTGCCATGAAAGCTATAGGACAAGCTGCATTACTATCATCATAAAGTCTCCATGTAAAATGACATTCTTTAAGGTTATTTTCACTTCTCACGGCCTTATTGCATCCCTTCTAGTCTAATACTGCCACAGAGTATATTACAACTATCCTgaagatgacaaacttctaaTCTCAAAGTAACAGGCATACCTTCCCATGCAAGTAGCTCATGGAAGAAAATCAACAGAAGAAAAACATATAATTACACATATATACATGCAAGCaatcttttttatctttaattgCATTTCACTAAAGCCACAGAAGAAAAACAAAGCAGAATTCGATTGAGAACCGTTGGTGAACAAGCTACAACAACACGTCTACACAAAAACCTAGCAATAACTTACCACGGATTTTTCATAAATCACACGGAGCGCATCTCCAGCGCTAATGGCGTCATGTGACTCGATCGTGGTGACGGAGAGTCTGGCCGCGGGGTTGGTCCACTCGGACTGATTCAAGTACTGCTTCACCTGCTGAGAGTGGGCGCAGCAGAAGACGAAGACCTCCTCGACCCCGACGGACTCGAGCCAGGCGAGGGTGTACTCGATCATCGGGACGTTCACCAACGGCAAGAGCACCTCCAAAGGGCCGGTTCAAGAATCAGATCAGCGTACAAGAAAAACCCTAGGAAGGTGGGAGGACCGTATAACCGAGAATTACGAATACCTTGGGGCGCTCAAGGGTGATAGGCCGGAACTTTAGGTTAAAGCTGTCGGCGAGGAGGACGGCCTGGAGGGGTACGCGGGCGACCACCTCCGGATcgtcggcggaggaggaggcgccGCGCTGCCCTCTCTTCTGCGCCATGAGGGCCGCTGTTAGCGCCGCcgcgagagggggggggggggagggggaggaggagaaaaggggGAATCGCCGCCGCAGCGGAAAGGGAGAGGAACCAACGAGCAGCGGATGACGTCGTctggtttaaggctctctttaaaGTCCTCCAAACCCGTCGATGGCTAACGTGTTGAACTCGCCAGTTCCGTTATCGAGCCAACCGATCTGACTCGGGCGAGTTGCAGACGAACCGGACTCACTGGAAGTGACTCAAACCCACATCGTCGCTTTAAGAGTGAGAGGATTAAATACTAAATATCATATTAATTAAGTGATTATTAGACTGGATATCAATTACAAATCACAAAAGTCTTCTTCCACCGTTACAGGGAAGCTAAGAGCAAACCACCCATTCTTTCATCTCTTCACATCATCTTAGTGGAATCAAAGATTTCAAACAAGACATATATATGTATCTCACAGGTTGTCTCTCTTCCCAATCACAATATATCAAGTTTTCATGTGTAAATTGTACATAGATCTCACATAACAAAACTATTAGTAGAGAAATTAAGGATCCTATGCAGATGCCTCAGTATGTTCTCAGCCATCTTCTTGGTGTTGCCATCTCCTCTATGGAAAGCAGATACCAGCACAGTGGTTAGTACCTTGTCATGGGAGACTTCCCTGGATAACTTATCCCCTCCCTTCTCCAGGAACCGCTCCACCAACCATAGAGCTCTCTGCAGCACCCCTTCCTCCCTGTGCACCTTCAACACCCCCAACACACTCCTCACTGCACCGAGCTCACTCAGTGCCCTCACGCTTCCCTCCGCGTCCACACCGTCATCCAACAGTGTAATGATTGCCGACAGTGCTGCCTCCACAACCTCTGGACTCTCGCTTTCCAGGCAACCCAGCAGCCTCTCCGCAGCCCTCGACTCCAGTAAACAGAAGGTGGTGGACGAGGAGCAGACACCCCTGTGCGTTGGGCAGCACAGCAGCGTCATCCTCCCATCTCTCTGCGACCCTGAAACGGATTTGGCGAAGAAGCTCATCTTGGTGGACTTCTTGATATCTGCGGGCGGCCTTGACAGTCTTGCAGACTGGGAAGAGAGGTTCTGAAGCCCAACAGCTGCTAACCTCTGGACTTCACTGCTTCCCCCTGTCCTCACCAGCAGATCCGTGAACACCGATGTCAAGTTCCGAGAGAGAGCCATGTATAGGATCTCCTGATCGAACAGACTGGTAGTGAACCTCACAAGAACGCCAACCAGACCCTCGAGGTAGTAGCCTGTGTACCTGGAGCCGGTGGCTCTTACCTCGCCTCGCAGGATCTCTTGTATCCTGCTAAGGATGATGGGCACTGTGCCTTGATGGAGGAGAGCTACATTGAGTGGTGCGTTCTGGTGCGGGATCTTCGCGATCAGATTTACCGACACTGCTTGCCTCTCTGTCATCCGATCGGTGTCGTAGTTCTTGACGAGGCCCTCCGGCTGTCCCTGAATCTTGCAGAGACCGGCTGCGATCGTGTGGCCCATATGGGATGCAAGAACGATGAGCATCTTGGCAGCGACAGTAGCGAGTTCTTCCATTGGAGAATTGAGGAACTCGATGATGCCCTGGTGTACCTCGATCTCCTTGATCACTGAAACGACTGTGGCCAGAGGTTTTGGGAGTTTGGTCAGGGAAAGCAAGATCTTGACGAGGTTCACGTTCAGTTCTTGCTGCGTGGAGTACTTCAGCAGGTGGACGATGTTGTAGATGGAGTAGTGCGAGGTGATGGTGTGGCCATGCTTGTTCACCTGTATCTTGTCCATGTCAAGATCTGATTCGAGGATATTGGCAAGGATTGCAGCAGCCTCTTCCTTGGATTCCAAGGGTTCGTTCTGGATTCTGCGAGCAAATATCTCTTCGATCATGATCGGGACAACGCCTGCATCTAAAAGCATCTTGCTGCTCGGGGGGTGGGATGAAATCTGAACCAGAGCTCTAAATGCTTCCTTCCTGATAACAGAGCTCCCGCCATTGACCATCTTGATCAGAGCATTGGAGGCTCTCTCTGCAACATAAGTTTTCATGTCATGCTCAAGAACGATCTCTCCGAGGTAGCTCACCATCTCCGTTCGCACCTCCTCTGTACCTGTGTTGATGCAATACAGTGATCAGGAAAGCCAAAGAAATTTGTAGAACTGAGATACTATGAGACTATTGCTAATCTACCGTCAATGAGATGGTCCAAAAGGGGTTCCACAAAACCATTTTCTGCCATGCATTTGATGTTCTTTGGCAATTTCTCCAAGTTCTTCAGAGCTTCCTCTGCTCTTTCTGCTGCGAAAGGATCAGCATCCTTGTTATATTTCATCGTGATGAGAATAAGAATACCTCCGGGAGTGCGCCCAATTTTCTCCAAGAACAGTTCGGATTTTGAGAGTTCTAATAAGAATGAAACAGCTGCATGCCTTTCTGGAGAACTATAGCTAGACATCATCTTGATTGTTCTTGTGAGGGCTCTTGTCCTCGCAATGATAACCTGCAAATTTGATCAAGATTAAGCACAATCTGCATTTCATCAACCGAAAACAACAGATTCGATGCAGGGGAGATGCTAGCCACCAACCAAACTCTtcaaaagaacaagaacaagtaGATGAGAGGGAGAAGACAGCCAACCTTTCCATCTTCATCCTCAGCTAGTACACGTAGAAGTTCCAACGCCTCACAGCGCACGGTCATGCTCTCATGCTGCAGAAACTGTGTTAGTAGCCCTGTGATTCCTATGGTGTGCATCTGCTCCTTGTTGAATCTTCTGCTTTGACTCAGAAATTGCAGCTCTTTTATTGCATCCAAAATCATGGCTTCTGAAGTAGCTAATGATAAGGCACTGCTGGCAATCCTTATCCTTGTTGCCTCATTTCTTTCCTTCCACTCTTTTATGGTGTTCCTCAATGCTACATTGCTGCTTAAAGCTGCTTCCTTTACATCCATCCTTGTTACTGGACAAACTATGTTTTCTGAAACATCTATGGACCTCTCAAACCACTCAGCTATAGCTTCTCTATCATAGGTTAGCCCACTTTCTATGGTGACAGGATCATCCATTATTTTCTTGGTTAGTGGACAGAAGAAGCTCTGGTATGCAGGTTGCAGAGTGTCTGCTAATTGTGGAAGAATGTTGGAGGGTTGGCAATCATTTCTCTGTGTGCCATCATACATCCCTAGAAGATAATTTGCCATAGGGGGCATGTCACCACTTTTGTTCTCCCTTTGAGATTCTGAAACCGAACTTGTCCCTTCCCTCATTTCCATTCTTGGTGTGGATGCATTTTCCAGCTTGTTTTGATCTGTGTCACATTGCCCATTTATCTGTAGGCCAACATGTATCATCTCTCCCGAGAGTGATTCCATGGACAGTGGTATGTCTCTAAGGTCATCTGCCATGCTTCTGATCACTCCCTCAAGCTGTTTGATGAAGCTCTTGACCTCATCATCCGGGACTGCCTGAGCTCCATTGCTGCATTTTATGACAAGCTCTGTTGCGATATTGACTTTAGTCGACAAAGACAGTAGGAAATCAGATCTACTTGGAGGAGTATTTCCTGCTTGCTTTGACTCTGAAATAGGAGGAGAGGTGACAAGGGGAGGGTTTCCCAGCTCCATGGAATTATTATGCTCAGCATCCTCAGTAGCAACTGATGACATATCTCTGATAGAAAATAATAGTTGGGAAATAGAGATCTTAGAGAAGATACAATTATTTGTTGTGACATATTGCACTCTGGCAAAAATACTTCAAGAGAGTACTGTAAGTGAAAATTGAAGATGATACCCCTGAAATCTAACAAAAGCTTGGAAATCCAAAACTTCTGTACTTCGACATGTGCAGCTCAATCCTAAGTTACTTGAAACTTTTCATATCATGAAGGGTAGCGGTGAAGCTCCGAGACTAATCAGTGATGATGATCATAATTATGATGAAACACATGTAAAGGACATTGATCTAAGGACATATGAAAGAGAACTGATGCATGAAACAAGCTCCTGTCCTTTGTCACAGGAAAAAAGTGTTTCAAGAACATATATATGTGGCTCATGTTTTGTAGTATGCATTGATTACTAAAGGTAACAGCTTTAACACTAACTTTTGAAGCTTTAGCAATCAATACACAATTCATATAGAACAGAAAAGAAGACGaaggaaagaggaagaaagaaacaaTAAAAGGATAAAACTCTGAACACTAGATTACGGTTTTCTTTATATCTGACTCCATATTAAGCATTTCcacatgaatcttttacgatacgAAGTGTCTGTCGGATATATACTTGTTGTGTCTTTTGATGCACAATCTGTTCGTGAGCTATTATAAGACTGCAAAACAGTGCAAACAAAGCACAGAAATGAGAGATTAGAGATACATACAGACATTCAATTTATTTATACTGAAAGGGTTGATACTGGCAATCTGTGAAGAAAGGAATTGGCACTTGCAGACTCTGTTCCTCCTGTAGAAGAACCAAACTGCTCCTCACCCAATCTCAGTTCTGAATGCATCTGCAGCAAGGTTTTAGGAGGAAGTCCATGTTGAATCAGTCAGAAATACTTTTTCCAGCTTAGGATGCAGCAAAATATCTACAACTGGATTTGAGTGGGTTGACTTTAGATGCAGCTATGAATTCCATTCTGCTATAAATTATGTCAACCGTGCTTTCATCTTGCCAGGGCACAGCATTACATATGGATTTCAGTTGAGCAAAAGAGACGCAAACGTGCATGCAAACTTCTGCTCCATTCATGTTCTCCATTTCCCTCTGCTAATGTTCTTGTCTTCTTGTTGCTTATTTTACTTGGTCTTGTGATTTATATTTTGCTTCTCAGAATCAACTTTGAACATGTAATCTCCGGACCAAAATTGCCAGGTCAAAAGCTGCGCATGAAGTAGATCTATAGGAGGAATGTCATTCTAATACTATTCAGTCAGAATCAAGAGAAATCTAACATATAGATCTTGGACTTTCACCAGAATCTTTCTTTGCTCAGTGAGGAGCTCTTGAGATCCTTCCTGTCTTGATGGAACAAATCTCAAGACTCGGTATAATTTGAAGCTGTCTTCGATCCTCATCACAGGAAATTAACAGGCATTTGACTTGTTCTTTCAGTTTAAGAGAACTGCGACCTTCCCAACCATAAAAGAGCATGAGCTCACCATTACTTGGTTGAAGAAAATGTCAACCATCAATCTGCCTTTGTCCATTTTATATGGGTTAGTGGGCATCAGATAAGATTTCGGTCATTCTGATCTCATGGATTTATTCTCTCTCTTGGCGTTGCAATCTATGATAGAAAATATATGCAATAAAATATATGTTGGAGTCTATATTTATGTAACCATATATTAAATTTAGGGATTATTTCACCAGATCAACCTGAATTGAATTTAGAACAGGAATGAATTGGTTTCAAACGATTATTAGCTAATATGATCATTATATCTTTACTGAACATTTACTTGCAATATTGTCATTATATTTCTCATACAAATTCATGAATGTCACATTGTTACGTAGAAGAAGTGTTCTCAGCACTTGGGAGAAAGATGATCACTCGAAATGATGTCAAGTACTGGCCGCCGTGGGGGACGATGTGGAGGATGCGGTAGAAGGATCGAAGGCCTCTTGCTCTGCGCAATCCAAATTATCGCCGGAGAACTGGCGGCCGATGCCCATCAGGTCGAGGTAATACTGGTAATGGGATATGATGTTGTTCATGGCATCGATGGAGCCCAGACCACAGACCAAATCCCCGTAGAGAACGTTCATTGTAGCTCCGAATCCAGGCAGCCTTTTCGCCAATGTGTCGTTCTTGGTGGGCTTCCACTTTCCCACAAACACATCGTGGGCGGaaggctgcttcttcttcttcatgggcGTCATCCACCTGTAGATCGCAGCTTGGAAAGCTAGGGTGGCATTCTGCTCGAGATACTCGGGATGGTTGAGGAGATCAACCTTCAAGCCGTCCCCGATGGCTCCGTAGTTGTAGTTCCTGGGTATCATGGACATAGGATCAAACAGTTGGCGATCGTCAACTGCAGCACGGGAACACGAACGCTCGGAGGTACCAGTAAACGGGCAGAGCACCGCGGCCGTAGTAATCGACTCCGGGCGTGCATGGGTAGTCGTAGCTTTGGTCGCAGTAGGACTGGCTCGGGCTCATCTCACGCTTGTAGCACAACCCCCATGCGAGCGGACCACCGGTCGCAACGCCATATCCACCTGCAATAGAGGCAAGCCGGCCGGCCATAGGCAAGTCAGATCAGAGAAAGAAAAGCACAGTAGGGTTTGGCGGGGTGGATGAGTTCGTGCATGATGTCTTGCTGCCGACGTGGCCGAGGAAGGCGGCAACCTCTTTCATCTGCATCTGCTTGCCGCCGGTGGTGCCGAAGCCGAGCGGCTCGTACACGGCGGCCGCGGTGATGAAGGAGTGGTAGTCCCAGAAGCCGACGGCCTGGGCGACTGGGGCGTTGCGCTTGCTGAAGAGGTCCTCGAACTGGTACACCTGGAAGAACTCCGAGATGGTCTCGTTGCAGCAGTACACGCTCGCCTTGCACTCCCACCCCTTGTCGCAGACCTTCGGCTTGGCCGAGGACGCTGCGTGAGCGCACGCGGCCGCCACCAGCAGCAGCATCCACACCTCCGGCGACAGGCTGTTCCCTGCCATTGTGTCTGCAACCGATGGAGACTTAGCTTTGGTCGGGGAAGAGATGACGATGAAGGATACATGAGAGGAAGAAGATATACgagagagaggagaaaggaaAAGAGGGTGGAGAGGTGGCATCAAGATGGCAGCATCTGAGCTGCTGCTGGGCCTTCCGGTGTACCTTTGCTTAGAGTGGAAGGGGGGCGAAAGCTGGTCAGAGGTTTTGCAGTGTAAATGATGGCAAAAGGATGTAATATCCATCATCTTCTACACTTGTATTGGAAGCATTCTCTATTCTTTTTCTTGGATTACttgaagaaaataaaattatttttatatcaaaGAAAATAGGATGAATTTTCgagaaaatctcttctttttttttggattttttttcttaataagtGTCACCATTTCTAGAATTTTCTAACAacaatcttttttatttaataccTAGAATATCTATccattttctcctttttcatATAGATTTGTCTATAGGATAGGATGAATCAATCTAGTCACAATTTTTTTGTAttatgttttaatatttttaataatatcaaaaaaatactataatatagtataaaagtattgtgttataatattttttattgtgcTATAATGTTAACATAATATTTCATTGTAATTTATACTGTGTTCCCAAATGTTCGACGAAATGCGTGTGAAGGGAATAGATGATGTCGTTGACGAAGGTGCTCTTCCTGTTCTTGCATTCTTTGCAGTGAGAACAGCGAAGAAGATTCTTCTTGTTTTGGCCTCGAATGAGTCGATGTGAAAAGCTCACCACATTGTGCGGCAAAGGAAGAGAGATGGTAAATCCTTGTCAGTCGAGGCAGCAGGTCACGCATTGAGTCCTGAAGTAGAGTTTAAGCTTGCAGAACTCGGACCTACACGCAAACCAGTGACCATTTTGCCAGTGATGAGAGGGGTGATCCCATCGCATGGTTTCTTGTAGCTTGAGCATCGATAACTCATCACATGAAAGAACAGAATTACAACTTTCATGCAGATTAATGGTTGCTGGGAATGCATATCAGCAGATTAATGGCTCCTTGGCACTTTCATGCAGAGCCAAAGAAGCTTTCACTGATCTACCACGAAGTCCATGTCCTACCGAACCAGAGCAGGACATGGCACCTGATCCCAACCCATTTATACACACACCCTTAACAGCAGAGTTGCAATGAAACATCCCATGTTCAGCCGATTCAATCGCAAGATTCTTGTCAAGAGCTGGAAGAATGGGAAGGCATGTGTTGGAGAGAAGTCCGATGCGGAGTTCGCAAGGGAAGAGCTCGCTGTCGAGGCACCTACAGAGAGTGTACCCGCTCGGCATTCAGAAGAGTTGCTCGATTCTTAGCCTCTCGTCTCTTTCCCTGTCGCAGAATTCAAATGCATCTTCCCTCAACAGTTCCATGTCCAGTTGGGACCCCAAGATCCCGGTGTCGGTCCACAAGCTCTTCAGCTCCTGGGAGAACTCGGAGCTCTTGGCTGGTGTCATCGGCAAGGGAACACTGGGACTCGATAGGTTAGGGTCTTCGGAAGGCAGGGAAGCTTCGGCGGATGATGAACTCAACAAGGAGGTGGAGTGTGCCGAGCCTGGGAGTTTGAAGAGGTGTAATTGGATTACCCAATCCAGTGGTAAGCTACTATCAATCCAATCCAATCCACCTATAACATGAAATGTTCATGATCGTACAAACTTAGAATTCCAAATTGCGTGTTCTATCGGCAGATGAAGTGTATGTTTCGTTCCATGATGAGTGTTGGGGTGTCCCAGTTTACGACGACAAGTAAGCATTCTAACCTCAACATCTGCATATCTTTTGTGGACTTAAGAGCCGAAATATTGATTAGATGTGATCGTTTACAGTCAGCTCTTTGAGCTGCTTGCGATGTGTGGAATGCTCATCGATCACAGCTGGACTGAGATTCTGAAGAGAAGAGAGATGTTCAGGTCTCCACTCGACGAGTCTAATCTGTGATCTCATGTTCGATGCCTTCTCCCATGCTATTGCTGATGAACATTTGGTTGATGCAGGGAGGCCTTTGCAGCGTTCGATCACATTCTGGTTGCCAAGATGGAGGAGAAGGAGATCATGGAAATAAGTTCCACCAAGGAGCTCA comes from Musa acuminata AAA Group cultivar baxijiao chromosome BXJ3-3, Cavendish_Baxijiao_AAA, whole genome shotgun sequence and encodes:
- the LOC135633521 gene encoding putative U-box domain-containing protein 42 — translated: MSSVATEDAEHNNSMELGNPPLVTSPPISESKQAGNTPPSRSDFLLSLSTKVNIATELVIKCSNGAQAVPDDEVKSFIKQLEGVIRSMADDLRDIPLSMESLSGEMIHVGLQINGQCDTDQNKLENASTPRMEMREGTSSVSESQRENKSGDMPPMANYLLGMYDGTQRNDCQPSNILPQLADTLQPAYQSFFCPLTKKIMDDPVTIESGLTYDREAIAEWFERSIDVSENIVCPVTRMDVKEAALSSNVALRNTIKEWKERNEATRIRIASSALSLATSEAMILDAIKELQFLSQSRRFNKEQMHTIGITGLLTQFLQHESMTVRCEALELLRVLAEDEDGKVIIARTRALTRTIKMMSSYSSPERHAAVSFLLELSKSELFLEKIGRTPGGILILITMKYNKDADPFAAERAEEALKNLEKLPKNIKCMAENGFVEPLLDHLIDGTEEVRTEMVSYLGEIVLEHDMKTYVAERASNALIKMVNGGSSVIRKEAFRALVQISSHPPSSKMLLDAGVVPIMIEEIFARRIQNEPLESKEEAAAILANILESDLDMDKIQVNKHGHTITSHYSIYNIVHLLKYSTQQELNVNLVKILLSLTKLPKPLATVVSVIKEIEVHQGIIEFLNSPMEELATVAAKMLIVLASHMGHTIAAGLCKIQGQPEGLVKNYDTDRMTERQAVSVNLIAKIPHQNAPLNVALLHQGTVPIILSRIQEILRGEVRATGSRYTGYYLEGLVGVLVRFTTSLFDQEILYMALSRNLTSVFTDLLVRTGGSSEVQRLAAVGLQNLSSQSARLSRPPADIKKSTKMSFFAKSVSGSQRDGRMTLLCCPTHRGVCSSSTTFCLLESRAAERLLGCLESESPEVVEAALSAIITLLDDGVDAEGSVRALSELGAVRSVLGVLKVHREEGVLQRALWLVERFLEKGGDKLSREVSHDKVLTTVLVSAFHRGDGNTKKMAENILRHLHRILNFSTNSFVM
- the LOC135582216 gene encoding chitinase-like protein 1 isoform X1 produces the protein MPPLHPLFLSPLSHTMAGNSLSPEVWMLLLVAAACAHAASSAKPKVCDKGWECKASVYCCNETISEFFQVYQFEDLFSKRNAPVAQAVGFWDYHSFITAAAVYEPLGFGTTGGKQMQMKEVAAFLGHVGSKTSCGYGVATGGPLAWGLCYKREMSPSQSYCDQSYDYPCTPGVDYYGRGALPVYWNYNYGAIGDGLKVDLLNHPEYLEQNATLAFQAAIYRWMTPMKKKKQPSAHDVFVGKWKPTKNDTLAKRLPGFGATMNVLYGDLVCGLGSIDAMNNIISHYQYYLDLMGIGRQFSGDNLDCAEQEAFDPSTASSTSSPTAAST
- the LOC135582216 gene encoding chitinase-like protein 1 isoform X2, which codes for MAGNSLSPEVWMLLLVAAACAHAASSAKPKVCDKGWECKASVYCCNETISEFFQVYQFEDLFSKRNAPVAQAVGFWDYHSFITAAAVYEPLGFGTTGGKQMQMKEVAAFLGHVGSKTSCGYGVATGGPLAWGLCYKREMSPSQSYCDQSYDYPCTPGVDYYGRGALPVYWNYNYGAIGDGLKVDLLNHPEYLEQNATLAFQAAIYRWMTPMKKKKQPSAHDVFVGKWKPTKNDTLAKRLPGFGATMNVLYGDLVCGLGSIDAMNNIISHYQYYLDLMGIGRQFSGDNLDCAEQEAFDPSTASSTSSPTAAST
- the LOC135633345 gene encoding uncharacterized protein LOC135633345, encoding MGRHVLERSPMRSSQGKSSLSRHLQRVYPLGIQKSCSILSLSSLSLSQNSNASSLNSSMSSWDPKIPVSVHKLFSSWENSELLAGVIGKGTLGLDRLGSSEGREASADDELNKEVECAEPGSLKRCNWITQSSDEVYVSFHDECWGVPVYDDNQLFELLAMCGMLIDHSWTEILKRREMFREAFAAFDHILVAKMEEKEIMEISSTKELMLAECRVRCIVDNAKCMQRVAKEFGSFSAYIWGHVNRKPMVNRYKYPRIVPLRTPKSEAISKDLVRRGFRLVGPVIVYSFMQAAGIAMDHLVDCFRFGDCVRLAERSWGLSNLAM